Part of the Anaerolineae bacterium genome, AGTCCCATCAGCCACCCCAAGACAAAGATCAACCCCAGCCGGTGAACTGGGGTTGTTATCGTTTAGGGGGTACTCAGCCAACACAAGTCAAGGAAACGGAACAACCCAGGAAAACGCGCTGAGCACGCTCCCGCGATGGCCGGGGGCCTTCTCCTTTACGGCACGATGCGCGCCTGGAACCCGGCGCTTTGCTCCACCGTGTAGCCGATGCGCAACAGGGTGGCCTCGCTGAAGTCGGGGCCCAGGAGTTGAACGCCGATGGGCAACCCCTCTTTGTCCAACGCCACGGGCACCGAGAGGCCCGGCACCCCGGCGTGGTTGGCCGCCACGGTCAGTTGGTCGGCGTATTGCATGAGCACGCTGTCGCCGTACACCGCCCCCATGGGGAAGGCCGTGGTGGGGGTCGTCGGGGTCAGCAGGGCATCCAGGCGGTAGTCGCCCTGGGGGTCAAAGATGGCCTCAAAGTCCCGGCGGATGAGGGTGCGCACCTGCAAGGCCCGCTGGTAGTAACGCTCGCTGTACTGAGCCGCGCTGACATACATCCCCATGAGGATGCGCAGTTTGGGTTGCAAGCCGAAGCCCTGGCCGCGCGTCTTGCGGTACATCTCCCGCAAATCGGCCACTTTGTCCGGCGTGCGATAGCCATATTTCACGCCGTCGTAGCGGTGCAGGTTGGAGGCCGCCTCCACGCGGGAGATGACAAAGTAAGCCGGGATGCCGTACTTCGTGTGCGGCATGGGCACATCTTCAACGATTTCCGCACCCAGGTCGGCCAGTCGCCGGGCCGTATCCAGCACAGCCTGGCGAATCTCGGCAGCGATGGGCTCTTCCTGCAACTCGCCGGTTTGGGGGTCGAAGCGCACAATGCGGAAGTAGTCCGGCGAGAGGCCAATGCGCAAACCGCGCACCCCCTGTTCCAGTTGGGCCAGATAATCGGGCACGGGGACGGTGGCCGTGGTGGCGTCGTGGGGGTCGCGCCCGGCGATGACCTGCAGCATGAGGGCCGCATCGCGCACGGTGCGGGCGATGGGACCGGGGGTGTCCAGCGAAGAGCCGAAGGCGATCAACCCGTAACGGGACACGCGGCCATAGGTGGGCTTGAGACCCACCACGCCGCAAAAGGCGGCCGGCTGGCGGATGGAGCCGGCCGTGTCGGTGCCGATGGAAAGCCACCCTTCGCCCGCGGCCACGGCCGCCGCACTACCGCCCGAGGAACCACCCGGCACCCGCGAGGTGTTCCACGGGTTGCGCGGGGTGGGCTTGAACGCCGAAGATTCATTGGAAGAGCCAAAGGTGAACTCATCCAGGTTGACCTTGCCCAGCATGATGCCCCCGGCCTCTTCCATCCGGGCCACCGGGGTGGCCGTATAGGGGCCGATGTAATTGGCCAAAATGCGCGAACCAGCCGTGGAAGGGGTGCCCTCGACCACAAAAATGTCCTTGACCGTGAAAGGCACC contains:
- the gatA gene encoding Asp-tRNA(Asn)/Glu-tRNA(Gln) amidotransferase subunit GatA, producing MSDLLHLEAHEIAARVRRGELSALEVTEAALERIARVDGLPGTLEGDPDAEPDKIHAFITLTAEQAREAAQRIDAMVARGEDPGPLAGVPFTVKDIFVVEGTPSTAGSRILANYIGPYTATPVARMEEAGGIMLGKVNLDEFTFGSSNESSAFKPTPRNPWNTSRVPGGSSGGSAAAVAAGEGWLSIGTDTAGSIRQPAAFCGVVGLKPTYGRVSRYGLIAFGSSLDTPGPIARTVRDAALMLQVIAGRDPHDATTATVPVPDYLAQLEQGVRGLRIGLSPDYFRIVRFDPQTGELQEEPIAAEIRQAVLDTARRLADLGAEIVEDVPMPHTKYGIPAYFVISRVEAASNLHRYDGVKYGYRTPDKVADLREMYRKTRGQGFGLQPKLRILMGMYVSAAQYSERYYQRALQVRTLIRRDFEAIFDPQGDYRLDALLTPTTPTTAFPMGAVYGDSVLMQYADQLTVAANHAGVPGLSVPVALDKEGLPIGVQLLGPDFSEATLLRIGYTVEQSAGFQARIVP